One segment of Salvelinus alpinus chromosome 1, SLU_Salpinus.1, whole genome shotgun sequence DNA contains the following:
- the LOC139562709 gene encoding homeobox protein XHOX-3-like translates to MKGSGGLFDRLQILRRQPDLRHLFLRLLFTQITGIEPVPEEAVYPSCRACQSRERKKRILLVHVAEGRETPVATVVKTNSGHGDEPCPRSSVNFIDHSRRHRTAFTREQLSRLEQEYLKESYVSRPRRCELATALNLPETTIKVWFQNRRMKDKRQRYSLSWPHPLDSNLCALMVSQAAAGLPYPFLPPLPPLPLHLYSHHGVGAGAPSVPSPFAAPLRPLDPLRLSHSPYPRPGGLPPTALYPHSNVMHHPATCPCPLCLHWGSDQLFKARGLSAIGLNRPCSPKTMAASLDRREEVPLPR, encoded by the exons atgaagggaagtgggggtttattcgatcgcctacaaattctcagaaggcagcccgaccttcgccacctctttctccgcctcctcttcacgcagatcacggggATCGAGCCTGTTCCAGAGGAAGCAGTGTATCCTTCGTGTCGAGCttgtcagagtcgtgaaaggaaaaagaggattctgctagtccatg TTGCAGAGGGCAGAGAAACGCCGGTCGCCACAGTGGTTAAAACAAACAGTGGACATGGAGATGAGCCATGCCCGCGCAGCTCAGTCAATTTTATTGACCACAGTCGGCGACACCGAACTGCCTTTACCCGGGAACAACTGTCCCGCCTGGAGCAAGAATACCTCAAGGAGAGCTACGTTTCTCGACCGAGGAGATGCGAACTGGCAACAGCACTGAACCTTCCCGAGACCACAATCAAG GTATGGTTCCAAAACAGGCGAATGAAGGACAAGAGGCAGCGTTACTCTCTCAGCTGGCCACACCCCCTGGACTCCAACCTGTGTGCCCTGATGGTGAGCCAGGCTGCAGCAGGCTTACCTtacccctttctccctcccctccctcccctccccctgcaCCTCTACTCTCACCACGGAGTGGGGGCAGGTGCCCCCTCTGTTCCCAGCCCCTTCGCTGCTCCCCTCAGGCCACTGGATCCCCTGCGCCTCTCTCATTCCCCCTACCCCAGGCCGGGTGGTCTACCCCCAACGGCCCTCTACCCCCATTCCAATGTGATGCACCATCCCGCCACTTGCCCCTGCCCCCTCTGCCTCCACTGGGGATCAGACCAACTGTTCAAAGCCAGAGGGCTGAGCGCTATTGGCCTGAATCGACCATGCAGTCCCAAAACTATGGCTGCCAGTCTGGACAGGAGGGAAGAGGTGCCTTTGCCCAGATGA